CCAAATGCGCGGCTTCATCTCCTGCCACCAGGATATAGTGCCTTTGTAGTAGTCCTCTTCGAAGCCAAATTTACGTGCCAATTCCTCTTCGGACGGTTTTTCCGTATCCAGATCGAGTCGATCTAGCACGGCTAGGGTCTCCTGTGTGTCACGATGCTGTAAACATGAtaaagtattattttaatatataaataatgatTCTATATAGAAGCCAAACCTGTGTGTAGGTCATCCAACAGCAGGGTTCCACTTGATTTGAGTCTAGGCCCCAAAACTCCAATTCCTCTTCGAACAGCGGTCCGCACACATCTGTGGGATAATGCAGCTTACCGGTTCTGAaagattattataaaaaatttaatatttttaagataaaagttGAATAAAGAGCCTTACCTGTAATAGTTGAGCACTTGTGCGAAGACGCCCGGATGCCGATCAAAGAAGTACTCATTCAGTATCGGATCATAGTTGGCCAGGGCCTCTGTTAGCCGGGATAATCGCGTAGCCGGAATCTTTTTCAGCGTGGCCTTGTAGGTTTCGTGCCGGATGCCACCCACATTGAGCACCACACGGTTCTCCGAGTCCATGTTGATCAGATTCATGGCTGCATGCGCATAGTGTTGCACTTTTTTAGGTATATAAGTCATTTTCTCAACTAAACGAACTCaaactcaaaatcataatcAAATTATGtttgaatatttatgttttttaaataaaaatacacaaaacttAAATGTGTTTAAAGTATCTACTCTTGTTTGTGTTTCTGTTGTTTTTCTTCAGAAGATTAAATGTTGGCCAACCTGAATGTTTTTCGTTATCCTTGCCCACGATTTTTGCAGTTCTCAGTGCCCCGCAGCTGGCAAGGCACCTCACTCATACACTCCACACTCGTGACCTCGTCTGATCCTGTCCACTCCCCCACTCCCGGGGATCAAGACGCAATCCCTTGAACTCCCACTTGAAAGTATTCTACTAGATGTTAGGAGCAGACCCAAAGCATCCTCGGAATGCTTAGCCCTGGGCCTTGAGCTACTCACTAGGTTGGGGCTGGATTGGACAACATGGCGCTGGAAAAAGGATTTAAAAGGTATTAAATAAAGGATATTAAAGGTATTTCAAGTTGCTGCTACTATTTCTTGAATTGAAGCCTTAAGACTTATATTTTTTCGTAGGAAACTCTCTCACTTTGATGGAAAATTACCTAAATACTAGTAATGTGTATGTACCCCGTATGGATATTCGTTTATGTAGTCCTACTTCCTTTGGAGCTCCCATTATTTTGCATGGTACGTAATTATGAGTATATGACTTATTCAGAAGTGCTGAGTAAGTCGATTCATAATGGCCATTATTTACACGCGCACACAACTATTTTGGGAATTAAACTAGATATAATGTTCACAAAAAAGTAAGAGTAAGAGGAATTTCTACACATTTATTAAAGTATTTCATACTCAAATTTTTCTCTATAAATTATTATAGAATTTTGAAAGAgattggtattttttaagacaTATGTTACCCATCATGGCCAATAAAACTTATTTGAATAAGTTTTTTTACTGCGATGAAAGAAGAGCACAAGCCGGcccataaacaaaaaatcacaTGACCCCGTACCACAAAAATCTTAAGAATACAAATCGGCCAACTTAAATCAATATTTAGTGTATACAAATCATTTAGaattatgtatatattccATATCATTTGTGGATAAGTGGAAAAACTTTCGCACATCTCGACTTTGTGGTGAAATACGAAGATTTgtttatattgaatataatgaTTATGGATCAAGTCCGTGATCGGAATGATTCAGTTATGTGTAAAAGTGTGCCGGATGGAAGTTCGTTTTTTTTCTTAGATTCCCCGAATCTACCTGTGATGGACGCATCCTTGGCCACCCCCGCGATGATTCAGTTACTGAATTCACTTTAGCTTAGGGGAAATTTTTACGccgcataaatatttaaaatcaacAAACAGAAGGCTCCAACTAAGGCAATCCATTCGGAAAATAGGCAATAATATTTGCTTCGATTGAATTGACCCATTAGCAGCTCGTGAAGCGCATCCCACTTGgaattgttttccttttttcccgGAGATCTAACTAAATATAGTCTCTAGCCATATCATCGATAGCGTCATCGATTTGCAGAAAAGTGGTACGAGATCGAGCCGAAAACAAAACCCCAcaaaaatagtaataataaaaataaaaatggagCGTAGCGTAGCGTAGGGGAATAATAAAATTGCCTTTCGTGATTTGCACAAAAGGCAAATATTTGTTCTTAAACAATATATAGTTTTGGCGCTGCATTGtttacacacatacacacatacacaggcCCATACACACTCACACGCACCCAGCTGGTACggatacaaatgtatctggCAGATACTTTTATACAAAAAGTGAGCAACAGCGTCTTGCTTGTGTGTCTGTCTGTCGGTTTGTCTAAAATGTCTGGCTGTTATTTTTCTGTTGTCGATTCTCATCATTGTCCATTGGATTGTTTACTTGCAACCGGCTGCTTCTCGATTTTCGAATCAGTGCcataaaattacaaaacaagCGCAAAAAAGCACAAACACACCAAAAGATTTTCATGAGGctttataaacaaaacaaacaatgcCAAACACACGCTGTGGCCAGGTCTGTCCGGTGAAAAGTGGTGGAATTTAATTCGCAATTAATGCTAATGATTATGTTATACATACTCCATCGTGCTGGAATTTTTTTGGACCCCCCCAATTCCAGCTTAATATTCATAGCCGTCCGACTGcaattaactttaaaatagTAAGCGTGTGTACTTGTGTGTATTTTTAGCTATGCTACATTATTTATTCACTTTTAATGAGGCACTGGGCAtggaacagaaaaaaaaaacaaaacttgaaAGCTCTCCCCAAGAAAACATACTTCTTGgccaaaagtatttaaaatgaGTTTCGTTTTTTTCGTTTGCCACCACCCCCCGGactttcttccttttttttcatatCAAAATTTCCTCGTCTTCCCCTCGACGCAGTCCTGGAAACAACATCCTGTGGCCCGCAGTTGCACGCAAGTAGAGTAGTTAGAAGGTGGCTTAACTGCCTCTCAGGGGGGCGACAGGATGATGGGTGGTTCAGGCTACCAAAAAGGGGACAGCCAGGAGCTGAGGGCAGAGGGCAAGAGGCGGAggcaaaaacacacacacagtaggTCAGGAGTGTTTTGTAAGTAGCGTGTTGTAGTAAGTGCGGCCTGTGACTCGGGTAACTGCtctgtttttgttgtggtATGAAGTTGCCTGCCTCGGTTAACTCGGCGTATACATTATACTCTCTCGTAAggatatacacacacacacacacacatctacAGAGCTACTGAGGGCACACGACTTTACACGTGTGTGTCGCGCACGCATCGATTTTTCCGTTTTTGGTGTATCAGAAACTTCCTTATTGTCTGTAGCATTGACTTTAAATTTGACAGGAGACAGTGCAATAAACTACGACCCGATTTCTTcaaaatgtacatatatatgtatatgtgtgtgtgtgtatgtgtatatatgACATCCATCAAAACTGTAGAGCCGCCACCTTCTTCGCGATTTCTCCGACTCCTATTCTCACCTATTCTCTCATTCTGCGGGGTCGGTGCGCTCTGCCAATAAACATACTTTCGATTCCGAGATTTTCCACTGGCTGAGAAACTGAATAACTGTAATTGTTTCGCGGGGCTTTGAAAATAGGCGGgggaaaaacttaaaaactgaGGAATATAACACTACGGCACTACACTTtcttctttatatattttttcctttcttttcttttcaactttttttttgtattgtaagGGGCCCGCCACTCTCACACACTCCTTCTTCTTctgttttctttctttccGTTCCGTTCCGTGGAGTTTTCCGTCCGGGCAACTTCCGAGCCGTACGAGGCGATTTTACAAACTGAAAAGGAATCCGAACAAAGCGACGGAATTTTCACGCTCTTCCCTCTCCGGGCGGGATGTTGATGTTCGCTGTCTTCATCTCGGAAAGCCAGCGTGAAAACCAAAGCATGCGCAGTGCTTTTCTCGGTTCTTACATTGCTTTTGCTTTGACGTTTGCTTCAATGTGCCGCCAAAAtgcaacactgcgtatgagtgataaaTATGCGGGCTTCTTAGAATGCAGGGAAAAGATAATACAAAGGAGTTATTATCACATTATCACTCATTTTAAGTCATTTCGACTTAACTTGGCATCGAGCTTTTTTTTGGAACATttcataatatatttataggaTTTTACCCAAAATCTAAAGTAcagatattatttattttataaaaaatatttatatttatttccaaaatacttttataaaaaatatattattttttttccttttagcttgttttttttgtattttagttagattttttaaataaataaaataaaacttctTTTAATTACAGTTTAGACACCATTGATGAGTTTGACAAGCACTGTTGTCTCAAGTAAATGTAATGTAAAAACCATGTAGATATTCAACGCCAGCCTTacctgtttttaaaatattaaatattttctcttaacTCTTCTTTATTTAAACCTTTACCCTCCCCGAGTAAAGATAAAATACTTTGGTCttcaaaatgtttaaattgtaTTGAAAAAAGATAGTTACGGGAACGTAAAAACTGAAGTACAGAGCGATTTAAGtaaattggcaaaaaaataagatCTCCAAATACAATTTGTTTTTCCATTCGTTGGACAGTAGATAAATATAATTTGAACTAGGCTATGTTTGGAAAAGAAATGCAATTGGCTAAGTGAATAGATGAATCCAAAAAGGCAGAAACCAGATGAACTTTGGTCCTAAGCAGAGAATGGATCGCATAAGCGTATACATTATATAGTGATATTTTATGCATATTTAAATGATGAGTATAAAATATTCGATATGTTGCGAGACTACGCTTGCTGCTCCTCACTGCCATCGGGAGAAGTGTGCCAGACATGTCCCGTTTCCAGGGCCTGCAGCTTGAGCAGCTCCTTCTGACTGTCCTTGGCCTGGAGGTGGAAAACACTTTGCTGCGAAAGGTATACAATTcgttaaatattttctgcttGCAGCCACACCAGAGACTTACCTTGACCTCCTTGCTGGTTAATACATCCATTTTGTCGTAGATAATGGCATGGAGTCCGAGCTCCTTGAGAAGCTTGATGGTGTCCTTAGAGTTGTTGTCATCGCCCCAGCAGAACAGCACCAACCCGCGCTCCTTGGCCAGATTCACCTAAAAGCGTCCGTGGCTAAATGGTTCGCATGAATCGTGTATGGCGAGAGGATCATTTTACCTGGCTGGGATCTCGCAGCAAGTCCTCCGTGTGCGCCACAATCCCCAGCAGCTGCATGGCCACCGCATGCCAGACGGCCAGTTCCATGGAGTTGCCCCGCGGATCCAAATACTGTTCATACTTCGTAGTCCTGCCCAAGGTCAGAAACATCACAGGATACCGGTTCTGCTTGAACCGCAACATTGTGCAGATATCAGGATCAAAACAGCTAAGAACAATGCGTCGATTTCCCGCCTTCCGAAATACCACATCCAGAATGCAATCGATATAGAGATTTCTGTCCACCACATGCTCAAACTCCTCCTCCATTTTGCCGTCCTGCAGCCGCTGAGACCACTTGATTTCTATATTGAAACCCACATGAACGTCCAGGGCATCCAGTACATCGGCGAGCTGGGGGAAAGGCTGGTGCTCGAGCAAATCATCGTTGTGAAAGGAGCGCGTCTCCCTCGAAAGTCCCTCGGCAGTGTGGTAAACCTTCAGCTTTTTCAATTGCTCCAGGGAGAGCTCTCTCATGGGCAGAGCCAGGAAATCGTGTTCCTGCATACTGCACTTTGATTTCAGAGAAACATAAATCATAAAGTCATGATACACCACAGGCACGAGGTCCTTGCTCAATTGCACATCGAATTCCACCATATCGGCTCCGTGATCCGCGGCATTCTTCAGCGATGTTATTGTATTCTCCCGGATCACTGTGTCTTTGGCTTTAAAACTGGTCCCCGATCCCCGGTGTCCCACATCCAAGCCCGTCCACTTGTTGTTCCAATAACGGGCATAGCTAACGCTCATATCCATGTGGGCGCTTAGAGGAGAGGGCTTCACGATCAGGTATCCCAAACGCATCATGCCCAACGGCCGATGCCCCTTGGCACAGGTGATAGGTATCTCCAGGTTTCCCTCCGATCGCTTGAAAAGATTGGGCAGCACATAGTGATAGCCCAAATGATTGGGTGGACCATCTTCCTTGGCCACTCGCGAGCTATAGCTGTACAAATCGATCAGATATGCGGTATTTTCCATGTCTCCCACGGTCAAGTGGAATATAACCAAATCGCTGGGGCCACAGGCGGTGCCGAATTGCTCCTGGCTCCGGATTTCGCACTCGTCAGCACTTAGGGTAACCACTTCACTGAAAGCAAACGCTGTGGATTCCCCACCGTTCTCCTTCGTGTCGTGGGTATCATTGGATAACGAATCCTCCAATGGGGAAACCGGAGTCATCGAATCGCAGCTAGCACTGGGAATTCGTAGATTCATGGGTGTAACTTTCACCTGGACATGCCGGCGTTTCATTCGCTGTTTCCATGTAAACGGAGCATAGAAGAATTTCAGCTGAACTATGGACTCCTTGGTCAGCCAGCCACGGTCCACTTTCTCCTGGCCATTGAAGGAGCCAAAGATATCAGGATTATTCTTCGAAGGCTGCTCGTCCAGCTCCTTGATTACTCGAGGCTGTAATAGGAAGATTATAAAGCAATGATCAAGATTCGACTCTCAGCGTTTGTTTACAatcataaacaaaaaactgccATGCTCATGAACTTAATACTAATAGTCATGTTACATCCAAATGCGAACCTGTAACTGAGTCTCCCAACGACGAACCACAAGTTGCTCTGTACTGGGATCCACGGCACAGACCATATAACGATATTCAGTGGCACAATGCCTGGGGATATAGACTTCACCCGTCCACAGGTTGCTATCCGGGTCATCCTCCTTGTTCAGTAGAACGGCGCCAGAGTGCTGCCAGTTTCCCAGAGCCTCTCCTGCGCCGACAACAGCTAACTGCTCATTGGAAGCCAGATCCAGGTTCATCAGGACACGAAATGTCCATAAGCGGTTGGTGGTTATGTCGCCAAAGATCCTACGGTTTTGGACACTGGGCCGATGACCGTTTTCCGAAGAAGAGGGACACGAGGAAGGAGCTGCCATGGCGTCGTCCTCGCCGTCGTGGGAAGCCAGCCAGTTCTGCATGTTGAATACCTAATATATCACACagtataaaataattttgttcagTGTATGTTTATCCATTGACCTTATCAGTTGATGACGTAAATGGCCTTTATCAATCAGCTTTCACTTACTTGGTGCGTGGGAGAGAAGGAACTACGAACAAAGGCAGCCTCGCCTTATATATGGTCTTTTAGATTTTCCTTAGTTTTCTCCTTTCCCAGCTGCTGCACTAAAAACCTAAGGGCAGTACTAACGAGGGAGTCGACACTGTTTTTCGCCACCGTTCGCCAGTTTCAAAAGGCTACTGCGAATGATTTCAGGGTTTCGCTCGGGATTatcatttctatttttttttaattataaatatttatttaaagtagcTTTAAAACTGTTAACAATAAAAATCGGGTCAGAAATCGGGTCGCCGGTGGGATTTAGAGTCAGTGATGCCATATCTAGCTTTTTTCCCGTCAAATGTAGATGTTCAAAAACTCGGAAACTTCTATGAAACCTGACAATTTTCTTGAATTAGTTTACAATTCTTATGAATATTCATTAAGTCCTAAATAACATTTCAATCAATACATTTCAGTTTAATCTCATTCAAAAAAACAACGTTCACACAATGTCATCGTCTTTTCGATAAATAGAGTTGCCAGACTTTTATCAGTCTATATTGTCAATTTTTGCAGTCCATATACTATAACATAATTTAGCTTTGCATTCTTAtcatttttagcatttaaGCGCGCCGGAagtcacaaaaaaattaaagaaaaaaatttgtaaatatta
This region of Drosophila bipectinata strain 14024-0381.07 chromosome 2L, DbipHiC1v2, whole genome shotgun sequence genomic DNA includes:
- the LOC108126084 gene encoding glycerophosphocholine phosphodiesterase GPCPD1, which encodes MQNWLASHDGEDDAMAAPSSCPSSSENGHRPSVQNRRIFGDITTNRLWTFRVLMNLDLASNEQLAVVGAGEALGNWQHSGAVLLNKEDDPDSNLWTGEVYIPRHCATEYRYMVCAVDPSTEQLVVRRWETQLQPRVIKELDEQPSKNNPDIFGSFNGQEKVDRGWLTKESIVQLKFFYAPFTWKQRMKRRHVQVKVTPMNLRIPSASCDSMTPVSPLEDSLSNDTHDTKENGGESTAFAFSEVVTLSADECEIRSQEQFGTACGPSDLVIFHLTVGDMENTAYLIDLYSYSSRVAKEDGPPNHLGYHYVLPNLFKRSEGNLEIPITCAKGHRPLGMMRLGYLIVKPSPLSAHMDMSVSYARYWNNKWTGLDVGHRGSGTSFKAKDTVIRENTITSLKNAADHGADMVEFDVQLSKDLVPVVYHDFMIYVSLKSKCSMQEHDFLALPMRELSLEQLKKLKVYHTAEGLSRETRSFHNDDLLEHQPFPQLADVLDALDVHVGFNIEIKWSQRLQDGKMEEEFEHVVDRNLYIDCILDVVFRKAGNRRIVLSCFDPDICTMLRFKQNRYPVMFLTLGRTTKYEQYLDPRGNSMELAVWHAVAMQLLGIVAHTEDLLRDPSQVNLAKERGLVLFCWGDDNNSKDTIKLLKELGLHAIIYDKMDVLTSKEVKQSVFHLQAKDSQKELLKLQALETGHVWHTSPDGSEEQQA